CGACCCACTACGACGTCGCACAATGGAATGAGCGCATCCGCCGCATCCAGCCCTTCGTGGCGGAACGCAACGGGCAGCCCGTGGCCTATGCTGATTTGCAGACCAACGGCTATATCGATCACTTCTTCGTATCGGCCGTGCACGCGCGAAGAGGTGTCGGGCAACAGCTCATGAGTCACATCCTTGAGTTGGCAGCGCAGCGCGGCGTGCCGAGCGTGCAGGCGCATGTGAGTTTGAGCGCAGAACCCTTCTTTGCTCGCAACGGGTTTGGAGTGCTTGCACGCCAACGCGTCACGGTGCGCGGTGTCCTGCTCGATAACGCGCTCATGGCGCGAACTCAGGCCGCGTGTTTCACACGTTGAACGCATGGACGCGCAGCGTGTGAAGCGCGTTTAACTAAGTGTGGTTACGCGCCGTATATTCAGTACAAACCATTAGATCTTGATTAAAGATTACGGACTATCTGTCGTTACTTTGGCTAACGTCGGCGCCCCCACGGGCAGTCGCGACGTTTCGTCCTTAGCAATCCACGGCAGATATGAAGACGCTCTCCATCAAGGCTCGGCTGGCGCTGGTCCTGTTTGTTCTGGCTGTATTCCTTGCGGGCGTCGGCGCGCTGGGGCTGTACGGCAACATGCGCTCCAACAAGGCGCTGAAGGAAACCTATTCGAATCAGCTCGCCTCCACGCGCGCACTGGGTCAGGCCATTTCGAGGCTGGTGCAGGTCCGTACGGCGCTGGATCGTGCCGTCTATGAAACGGACGACGCCAAGATCGCAGACTTGGTGAAGGCCGCCCGCGAGCAGGTCAAGGCCAGCGACGATGGCTGGAATGCCTACAACGCGCTGCCGTTCGCCACGCCTGAAGAAGAGCAGACCGCTGGCGAGGCCAAGCGCCTGCGCGATGCGTTCTTCAACGAGGGTTTGAAGCCGGCTCTGGCAGCGTTTGACCGTCACGACTACGCAGCCGCGCGTCCGTTGGTGCTCGACAAGCTGTACGAACTGTTCGTGCCTTACGCCATCAAGGCCGATCGCCTGAACGCCATTCAAGCAGAGATTGCCGCGTCGGCTTACAGCAAGGCGCAGTCGTTCTTCGACGGTCTGGTTTGGGCGTTCATCATCGTGATTGCCGTGGGTATTGCGCTGGCGGCCGCCTGCTACCTGGTGCTGTCGCGCGCGATCTCTCGCCCGCTCGCAGAGATGCTCGTGCACTTCCATGAAATTTCGGGCGGTAACCTGACCACCGACGTGCGCATCCACTCGCGTGACGAGATGGGCCTGCTGATGGAAGGCCTGCAGCAGATGCAAGCCAAGCTGAAGGAGACCGTGGTGACGGTGCGTCGCGGCAGCGAGTCGATTGCGTCCGCCACGCAGCAGATCGCCGCAGGCAACACCAATCTTTCGCAACGCACCGAAGAGCAGGCCAGCTCGCTGGAGGAAACCGCATCCAGCATGGAAGAGTTGACGAGCATCGTGAAGCAGAACGCCGACAACGCTCGTCAGGCAAGCACGCTGGCTGTGACCGCCTCCGACATTGCCGTGCAGGGCGGTGCCGTGGTGCAAGACGTGGTGACCACGATGGGTGAGATCAGCGAATCGTCGCGCAAGATCACCGACATCATCGCTGTCATCGAAGGCATTGCGTTCCAGACCAACATCCTGGCGCTCAACGCCGCGGTGGAAGCCGCGCGTGCCGGGGAACAGGGTCGCGGCTTTGCCGTGGTGGCCGGTGAAGTGCGCACGCTGGCACAGCGCAGCGCGGGCGCCGCTAAGGAGATCAAATCGTTGATCGAAGACTCCGCCGCGCGTGTGGAATCCGGCTCGACGCTGGTGGCGCGCGCCGGCAAGACGATGGAAGAGATCGTTGTGGCCGTGAAGCGCGTGACGGACATCATGGGCGAGATCAGCGCGGGCTCGGCTGAGCAAAGTACCGGCATCGAGCAGATCAATGAAGCCGTCACGCAGATGGACGACGTGACGCAGCAGAACGCCGCGCTGGTGGAAGAAGCGGCTGCCGCTGCGCAGGCGCTGGAGGAACAAGCGGACGAACTGCGCCGCGCTGTGGCGGTGTTCCGCGTGGCGATGTAAAGCACGTTTCCTGATGGGTTGCCGTGGCAGCTAAATGGCTGCCGCGGCGCTACACTGCGGGGTCGGCCTTCGGGTCGGCCCCGCTTTGCTTTATGCGGTGCATCCAGAAGCCGCTCATGGTCCTGCCACGCCCCCCGAGCCAATCGCCACGAGCCATGAGCCGGTTCACATAACGATTATCCGGAGGTGTCATGCGTTTCCAGTGTCGTCGTGTTCCCGTTCGCGTCTTGGTGTCTGCAGCTGTGTTGGCATGCAGCGCCGGCGCATTCGCCCAGACCATCCCCGCCAGCAAGCCCGCGCCCACCACGCTCACGCCCGAGCAGCAGCGCTACCACGACATCTATAAGGAGCTGGTCGAGATCAACACGACGCATTCGGCGGGTGATACGACCAAGGCCGCGCATGCAATGGAAAAGCGCCTGCGCGACGCGGGCTTTGCCGCAGCCGACATGCAGGTGCTGGAGCCCTTCCCGAAAAAAGGCAACCTGGTGCTGCGCTTCAAGGGCACCGGCGCCAAGAAGCCGATGCTGCTGCTTGCCCACATTGACGTGGTGGAAGCCAAGCGTGAAGACTGGAAGACCGATCCGTTCAAGCTGCAGGAGACCGACGGCTACTTCACCGCACGCGGCGCAATCGACGATAAGGCGATGGCGTCGGCCTTCGTGTCGGTGCTGGGGCAGCTCAAGCAGGAAGGATTCAAGCCCTCGCGCGACATCATCCTGGCGTTGACCACCGACGAGGAACGCGGCGATGTGCCGACCAATGGCGCGTACTGGATCGTCAACAACAAGCCGGAGCTGGTGAAGGCCGAGTTCGGTATCAATGAAGGCGGCGGCGGGGAGCTGCGCAACGGCAAGCCGGTGCTCCACCGCATTCAGGTGGCCGAGAAGATGTACACGACGTACGAGCTGGAAGTGCGCGACGTGGGCGGCCACAGTTCGGTGCCGAC
This is a stretch of genomic DNA from Ralstonia wenshanensis. It encodes these proteins:
- a CDS encoding GNAT family N-acetyltransferase; this encodes MIMNAPLEQSPVVIRAFRPGDEPLLHAVFHSAVHGLATGQYTPQQCEAWAPTHYDVAQWNERIRRIQPFVAERNGQPVAYADLQTNGYIDHFFVSAVHARRGVGQQLMSHILELAAQRGVPSVQAHVSLSAEPFFARNGFGVLARQRVTVRGVLLDNALMARTQAACFTR
- a CDS encoding M20/M25/M40 family metallo-hydrolase produces the protein MRFQCRRVPVRVLVSAAVLACSAGAFAQTIPASKPAPTTLTPEQQRYHDIYKELVEINTTHSAGDTTKAAHAMEKRLRDAGFAAADMQVLEPFPKKGNLVLRFKGTGAKKPMLLLAHIDVVEAKREDWKTDPFKLQETDGYFTARGAIDDKAMASAFVSVLGQLKQEGFKPSRDIILALTTDEERGDVPTNGAYWIVNNKPELVKAEFGINEGGGGELRNGKPVLHRIQVAEKMYTTYELEVRDVGGHSSVPTKTNPIYALSAALDRLGAYQFPVKLADVTQTYFARSAPLATGQLADDMRSVGTGKPDEAAIDRLSAIPFYNAQLRTTCVATMVNAGHAENALPQSAKATVNCRILPHDDPADIDRQLKQVIGNEKISVRYVNKPLASPASPLNGDLVKTVEALTQQKWNVPVIPAMSTGATDSRFMRNAGIPMYGVSGLFAEPADLRTHGLDERIEIARLYDGREFLYRLVKQLAE
- a CDS encoding methyl-accepting chemotaxis protein → MKTLSIKARLALVLFVLAVFLAGVGALGLYGNMRSNKALKETYSNQLASTRALGQAISRLVQVRTALDRAVYETDDAKIADLVKAAREQVKASDDGWNAYNALPFATPEEEQTAGEAKRLRDAFFNEGLKPALAAFDRHDYAAARPLVLDKLYELFVPYAIKADRLNAIQAEIAASAYSKAQSFFDGLVWAFIIVIAVGIALAAACYLVLSRAISRPLAEMLVHFHEISGGNLTTDVRIHSRDEMGLLMEGLQQMQAKLKETVVTVRRGSESIASATQQIAAGNTNLSQRTEEQASSLEETASSMEELTSIVKQNADNARQASTLAVTASDIAVQGGAVVQDVVTTMGEISESSRKITDIIAVIEGIAFQTNILALNAAVEAARAGEQGRGFAVVAGEVRTLAQRSAGAAKEIKSLIEDSAARVESGSTLVARAGKTMEEIVVAVKRVTDIMGEISAGSAEQSTGIEQINEAVTQMDDVTQQNAALVEEAAAAAQALEEQADELRRAVAVFRVAM